The window GAACTCGTCCATCAGGATGTCGATCACGCGCTCGACGCCCGCCTGGCCGAACGCCCCGAGTCCCCACACGTACGGCCGCCCGATGCCGACGGCGTCCGCGCCCAGCGCGAGCGCCTTGAAGATGTCGGCCCCGCGGCGCACGCCGCTGTCGATCATCACCGGCACGCGCCCCTTCACCGCGGCGACCACCTCCGGCAGGCTGTCGATCGTTCCCCGCATGCTGTTCTCGGCACGGCCGCCGTGATTGGACACGAACACGGCGTCGACGCCGTACTTCACGCACAGCTCTGCGTCCTCGCGCGTGGTGATGCCCTTCAGCACGAGCTTCATCGGCGTCGCATCGCGGAGGCGCTTGATGTACTCCCAGTCGAACGGATATCGCGGCCCCTTGGGACCGTCCACGCCCCGGTGCATGGGTCGCTGGTACCCAGGCTGGTGGTTGTGGCAGTTCTGGCAGAGCGGCTGGTCGTAGCGCCTGGTGCCGAGCGCGCGCGACGAGAGTTCGCGGTTGCTGCCGCCGAGCAGATCCACCGTCCACACGAGCGTGGGGCACCCCATGGCCGCGACCTTCTTGATCGTGCGCTCGGTGATGCCCCAGTCGGCGTTCGCGTAGAGCTGGAACCAGTGCGGTTCGCCGCGCGCCTCCATGATCTGCTCGTAGGACTGCGAGCTCTGGTGCGACTGGATCTGCAGGATCTTCCTGGCCTTCGCCGCCCGCCCGGCGCCGCTCTCGCCCTGCGTGTGGTAGGCCTCGAGTGCGGCCACCGGACACAGGAAGAGCGGCGTGTCCCACGTGCGGCCGAGCAGGCTCACCTTCGTGTCCAGCGATGGTTCGGCGCCGAGCCGCCGGGGGCGGAGCATCAGGCGCAGGTAGCCCTCGCGGTTGGCGACGCGCGTCTCCAGGTCGTCCACGCCCATGTGGATGTAGGCCCAGTGCGGCGGCAGCGTGTTCGCCGCGGCTACGCGCTCGAAGTCCCACACGTTGATGGCCTCGCCTGGCGTCTCGACGAGCTGGCCCCCGAACTGGT of the Vicinamibacterales bacterium genome contains:
- a CDS encoding alpha-hydroxy acid oxidase, with the translated sequence MATERPHPDDSLRAASRRQFMKFLAASPLLALAEPAFGDAWRTVDTSGPLARCTSCGEPLGFQQQAGGMPTLPGASAIDDQFGGQLVETPGEAINVWDFERVAAANTLPPHWAYIHMGVDDLETRVANREGYLRLMLRPRRLGAEPSLDTKVSLLGRTWDTPLFLCPVAALEAYHTQGESGAGRAAKARKILQIQSHQSSQSYEQIMEARGEPHWFQLYANADWGITERTIKKVAAMGCPTLVWTVDLLGGSNRELSSRALGTRRYDQPLCQNCHNHQPGYQRPMHRGVDGPKGPRYPFDWEYIKRLRDATPMKLVLKGITTREDAELCVKYGVDAVFVSNHGGRAENSMRGTIDSLPEVVAAVKGRVPVMIDSGVRRGADIFKALALGADAVGIGRPYVWGLGAFGQAGVERVIDILMDEFRMVMRQTRTAKLDDIGPQYVMEGRVPMALRDHKNGFGL